Part of the Streptosporangiales bacterium genome, TGGGCAGCAGCCCGCCGGGCGACGGACCCCGCTCGTTCTCGTCCTGCTTCAGCAGCTTCGGCAGCTCGCCGAGGTCGGGCGGGTTGCCGCTGGGGCCACCCTCGCCGATGACCTGCAGGATCTGCGTGAGGTCGAGGTCGGCGGTGAGGTGCAGGTTCTGGTAGTCGCCCTTGATGCCCTCGGCCGAGTTCGTCGGGAACGGGTACGTCAGCATGATGCCGAGCGCTTCCGGCAGGTCAGTGCCCGCCTGCGCGAGCCGGGTGAGGATCGGCCGCAGCGCCGCGAGGTTGGCCTCGAGGTCGGCCTTGGTCGCGTTGATCACGCGGGTGCCGACCTTGCCCAGCTTCGCGAGCTCGCGAAGCAGCACGACGAGGTCGCGGCGCTGCTCGGTCAGCACCTTGAGGGCCGGCGGCACGCGTTCCAGCGTGCGGTCGATGGTCGGCTGCTGCTTCTTCAGCTGTGCCGCGAGCGAGTCGAGGTTGCGGATCGCCTTGTCGATGTCGTCCTTCTGCTCGTCGAGCCCGCCGACGAAGGTGTCGAGCTGGTCGACCACGCTCTTGATCTTGTCCTCGCGCCCCGCCAGCGCCGCGTTGAGCTCCTTGTTGATGGTCTTGAGCTGTGGCAGGCCGCCGCCGTTGAGCAGCATCGCGAGGGCGGAGAGGACCTCCTCGACCTCGGCACTGCGCTGGGTGCGCGACAGCGGCACGACGTCGCCGTCGCCGAGCCGGCCGCGGGCGCGTTCGGCGGTGGGCACGGCGAGCTGGACGTACTTCTCGCCGAGCAGGCTCGTCTGCTGGACCGCGGCCACCGCGTTGTCGGGCAGGCGCACCTTGCGCTGCACCTCGACGTACACCTTCGCGTGCCAGCCGTCGAGCTCGATCCTGGTGACCTCCCCGACCGCGACGTCGCCGACCTTCACCGCGGACCTGGGCACCAGGTCGAGCACGTCGGTGAACTCGATCGCCACGCTGTACGGGTCGTCGCCGGTGTCGGCGCCGCCGGGCAGCGGCAGGTCGTAGACGCCCTGGAACGTGCAGCCGGAGACCAGCACCGCGAGCGCGGTGACCGCCGCGACGAGCCCGGCGAGCCCGCGGGGCCCGCGCCGACCGGGAGTGGGAGGCCGCGTCATCGCTTGCCTCCCAGGATGCCGGCGAGCGTCTTGTCCGGCTTGCCGACCGGCTCGTTGACCGAGCGCTGGTTGGGGTCGAGCGCCAGCGAGCTGCCCTTGGGCAGCTTCTTGGTGACCGACCCGAACGCCTGCCTGATCAGGTCGCACTGCTGCTGCGGCACGTGCAGCGAGATCAGCAGGGTGCACAGGTACATGGCGGGGTCGTTGAGCTGGCGGAAGTTGTTCCTGTTGTCGAGCGTGCCGTACTTCCCGTTGTACGCCAGCTGCAGGTTGGACAACGCCACCGGTGCGCCGTCGAGGAACCTGGCGAGGGCCTTCTGCTGCTTGGTGAGGACGCCGGTGACCTCGGCGAGGCCGTCGATGTTCTTCTTCAGCCCGGCCTTGTTCTCCCGGACGAACTTCTCGACCTGCCCGAGGGCGATGCCGAGGTTCTTCAGCGCCGCCGCGAGCTCGTCCTTCTCGCCGTCGAGCTGCTCCGAGATCCCGGCGAGGTCCTTGTTGAACGCCACGACGGCCGCGTCGTTCTTCTTCAGGGCGGTGGTGAACGTCGACAGGTTGCGGACCGTCGAGAACAGGTCGTCGCTGCCGCCGTTGATCGTCTCGAGCGCCTTCGACGCCTCCTCGATCGTGGTCTTGACGTCGTCGCCCGAGCCGCCGAGGTTCTCCGCGCCGACCTTCAGCAGGCGCGACAGCGAGCCGTTCTCGTTGGCACCGTTGGGTCCGAGCGCCTCGCTGACGTCGTCGAGCGAGCGGTAGATGTCGCCGAGCTCGACCGGCACGGCGGTGCGGGACCGCGGGATCCTGGCGCCGTCCTTCATCGTCGGCCCGCCGTCGTAGACCGGCGCGAGCTGGAGGTAGCGGTCGCTGACGATGCTCGGTGCGACGACGAACGCCTTGGCGTCGAAGGGCACCTTGTGCTCGTCGTCGTAGTGGAAGTCGACGCGGACGACGTCGCCCTCAGGGGTGATCTCGTCGACCTTGCCGATCGGCACTCCGAGCACTCGCACGTCGGAGCCCTCGTAGAGACCGACCGTACGGCTGAAGTACGCGGTGCCACTGATCTCGCCGGTGCGGGACAGGACGACGCCGACGATGCCGAGCAGGAGCGCGGCGACGAGGACGAGGACGCCGAAGCGCAGGATGCGGGTGGAGCTCATGACCCGCCCCCCGAGACCGGGGTCTTCGGCAGGCTCACGCTGGGGGGCAGCGGGACGAGGTTCTGGATGTAGGCGTCGAACCATCGCCCGGTGCCGACGACGTTGCCGAACAGGTTCACGAACGTCGCCAGGGACGTGATGCTCCTGTCGAGGTTGTTCTGGTTCTTCTGCAGCA contains:
- a CDS encoding MCE family protein, which translates into the protein MTRPPTPGRRGPRGLAGLVAAVTALAVLVSGCTFQGVYDLPLPGGADTGDDPYSVAIEFTDVLDLVPRSAVKVGDVAVGEVTRIELDGWHAKVYVEVQRKVRLPDNAVAAVQQTSLLGEKYVQLAVPTAERARGRLGDGDVVPLSRTQRSAEVEEVLSALAMLLNGGGLPQLKTINKELNAALAGREDKIKSVVDQLDTFVGGLDEQKDDIDKAIRNLDSLAAQLKKQQPTIDRTLERVPPALKVLTEQRRDLVVLLRELAKLGKVGTRVINATKADLEANLAALRPILTRLAQAGTDLPEALGIMLTYPFPTNSAEGIKGDYQNLHLTADLDLTQILQVIGEGGPSGNPPDLGELPKLLKQDENERGPSPGGLLPSGLLPSEGAEGGRGTSTPSPTPGTTPPGGSSDNDDLLGLLLGGLGG
- a CDS encoding MCE family protein, whose product is MSSTRILRFGVLVLVAALLLGIVGVVLSRTGEISGTAYFSRTVGLYEGSDVRVLGVPIGKVDEITPEGDVVRVDFHYDDEHKVPFDAKAFVVAPSIVSDRYLQLAPVYDGGPTMKDGARIPRSRTAVPVELGDIYRSLDDVSEALGPNGANENGSLSRLLKVGAENLGGSGDDVKTTIEEASKALETINGGSDDLFSTVRNLSTFTTALKKNDAAVVAFNKDLAGISEQLDGEKDELAAALKNLGIALGQVEKFVRENKAGLKKNIDGLAEVTGVLTKQQKALARFLDGAPVALSNLQLAYNGKYGTLDNRNNFRQLNDPAMYLCTLLISLHVPQQQCDLIRQAFGSVTKKLPKGSSLALDPNQRSVNEPVGKPDKTLAGILGGKR